TTACTGTTTTCGTTGTGGCAGTTGGCGGAGTTATCCTACTTAGGGAATCCATCGTGCGTAATAAAATAAACTCCTTCTGTACTTCTTTCCATACTAAAACCCAAGGCAACATCAGTATTGGAAAAATTAAATTCAATGGACTTAGAGTAATTGAGATTGAAAGCATCAGTTTGGTTTCTCCTATAAATGATACCTTGTTTTATGCAGATACTTTTATGGTGCAGCTTTCCTTGCTGAAACTTATTCGTCTGAAAAATCCTGTTTCCAATTTTTTAGCGTCTGACATTAATATTAAAATTGCTTCAGGAGATTCAATTAGTAATTATTCCTTCCTTTTCAGAAAATCCAAACCGGAAGTAACCGAAAAATCACAGGTACAAAGTACTCAAGCTTCAAAAGTATTTACCATTTGGAATAAGATAACAGACCTCTCTGACTTAAGTTTTAATTTGAAGCGATGTAAAATAACTGTAATCAGAAATAAAGAAACCAGAAACTTTTACTTTCCTGAAATCATAAACCGCAGAGGGAATTGTCGCTTTACTGCTTACAGCAACGACCATATACAAACCGAAAAATGGCAGGCAGGCTTTATAATGGATGGTGATAAAAATGAAATGTCCTTAAACATTAAAAAACTATCCGGTGAAAACTGGCTTCCATTCTTTGATGTTGACAACAAACCAAAAATTTCCTATTCGGCTATTTCTTTACAAATAAAACAAACTTCAAAAAAGGATACAATATTTCAGGTTAAGACAGAACTGGATAGCCTGAGAGTAAACTATTGGCGCATTGCCAATGATGATGTTGATTTTAGCAAACTTTCGTTTTCAGGAATTTGCTCATTCAATAATCAGCAGATTGAAACCGATAGTGCTGCAAATATTACAATCAATAAAATAAATTTTAAAACAAAAGCCTCTTACGACAGAAAACAATCACCCCGATATGCACTTTCATTATCATTTGATGAAAGTGCTGATGACTTCTTTGAATCGCTCCCTAAGGGTATTTTCTACCATTTCAAAAATTTTAAAGCAAAAGGAAGATTAAAATTTGATTTGAACTTTGCACTAGACATGGAAGCCCCCGATTCACTGATATTCAATTCAGGCTTAACAGCTAATCAGTTGGTAATTGAAAAATATGGCGATGAAAATTTTTCTCGAATAAACAACACGTTTTTGTTTGATGCCTATGATGGTGACAGACTTCAGCGAAGCTTTCTCATTGGTCCTGAAAACAGTGATTTTACGCCTCTAAATGAAATCAGTCACTATCTGCAATATGCTGTTCTCACCTCTGAAGATCCATCTTTTTTCTACCATCGTGGCTTTATTCCCGATGCCTTTAAAGAAAGTATGATTGAAAACATTAAGGCAAAAAGGTTTGTTCGTGGTGGCAGCACTATCAGCATGCAATTGGTGAAAAATGTGTTTCTGTCTCGAGAAAAAACCATTTCGCGTAAGCTTCAGGAGATGCTTATTGTTTGGTTAATAGAAAACAAAGGGCTGGTAAGCAAGGAGCGGATGTTTGAAATTTATCTTAATGCAATTGAATGGGGTCCCGGAATTTATGGAATAAAAGAAGCATCACAATTTTATTTCAGTAAGCTTCCTTCGCAACTGAATCTTGCAGAGAGTATCTTTCTTGCCTCAATAATCCCCAGACCAAAATATTATCGTTATTCTTTTGATAAAGAAGGCAACTTAAAACCTTATCTTGCCTCCTACTTCAAAATCGTTAGCAATAGAATGCTTTCTAAAACTTGGATTTCGCCAATAGATACATTCAATCTTCAACCACAGGTAAAACTTAAAGGACCGGCATTGAAAATCGTAATGCCTGCTGATAGTTCAATTACTGATTCGTTGCAGTGGAATCAGTCGAATGAATTATTTTAAACAGACTAAAGATATTTTGTAATCTCAGTGCTTGTAGGTGAGACGCTTGAACGAAAGCGATGTATAAGTTTTCCGTTTTCATCAATTAAAAATTTCTCAAAGTTCCATTTAATGCCACCTGTAAAATCTGCATTTGGTTGTTCTATAAGCCAACGAAAAAGTGGATGCATATCTCTACCTTTAACAGAAACTTTTGCTGCCATCGGGAAAGTTACATCATAATTTTTCTTACAGAACTCTGCAATTTCATTATTACTGCCTGGCTCCTGCCACAGAAAATTGTTTGCCGGAAATCCAACAATAACTAATTTTTCTTTATATTGTTCATACAGTTTTTCCAAATCGCTGTACTGTGGTGTATATCCACATTTAGAGGCTGTATTTACAATCAATATTTTCTTGCCTTTATATTTTGAAAAGTCAATCTGTCCTCCGGAAAGGCCATCTACTTTAAACTCATAAATTGAAGTAGCTGTTGAAGCAGGGCCAAAAAGAAATGCGAACATAATAAGTAACAGTTTCATTGTTTTGTAATTAACAGATGTAAAACAACTTCTTGTAAAAAAAGTTTAACTAAGTGTACCATATAAATCAAACGCCTCGGCAGAAGTAATTTTTATATTGGCGAAATCACCTACACGTACATAATTTTCATTAGCATCTACTAAAACTTCATTATCAACTTCCGGTGAATCATACTCTGTTCTTCCAACAAAATAGTTCCCTTCTTTCCTGTCGAAAAGTGTTTTGAAACTTTTTCCGATTTTTTTCTGATTTATGCTGTCAGAAATATTCTGTTGTACCTGCATCAATTCGTCTAATCTGCGTTGCTTGGTTGTTTCATCAACATCATCATTCAATGTGTAAGCATGCGTGTTTTCCTCATGCGAATAAGTAAAAACTCCCACCCTCTCAAATCGTAATTCTTCAAGAAAACGTATTAATGTTTCATGATCCTGCTCTGTCTCGCCCGGATAACCCGAAATGAATGTTGTACGAATGGCAATATTTGGAATTTTATTTCGCACGGTGTCTAACAACGCCCTTGTTTTATCACTTGTAATTCCCCTGCGCATACTCTTTAACATACTGTCACTGGCATGCTGAAGTGGAATATCTAAATACTTACAAATTTTATTTTCTCTTTGCATTACATCAAGGACATCAAGTGGAAACCCTGAAGGAAATGCATAATGCAGGCGAATCCACTCAATACCATCAACGGTGCACAACTGCTCCATCAAACTCGCAAGTTTTCTTTCCTTATAAATGTCCAATCCATAAAATGTAGAATCTTGTGCTATAAGCAGTAATTCTTTTGTGCCTTTGGCTGCTAAAATTTTTGCTTCCTGCACCAACTCTTCTATTGGTTTTGAAATATGTGCACCGCGCATCAATGGAATGGCACAAAAAGAACAAGGACGGTCGCAACCCTCTGAAATTTTCATATAGGCAAAATGACGTGGTGTTGTTACCAACCGCTCTCCAATCAACTCATGCTTATAGTCTGCTCCAAGTGTTTTAAGAAGTAATGGTAAATCACGTGTTCCAAAAATGTTGTCAATTCCTTTAATCTCTTTCTCTAAATCGGGTTTGTATCTTTCGGAAAGGCAACCTGTAACAATCAACTTTTCGATTTTACCTTTTTCCTTCTCCTTTGCATAATGTAGAATTGTGTCTATTGACTCTTGTTTTGCATTATCAATAAAACCACAGGTATTTATAATTACAATTTCTGCTTGTCGTTTCGACTCATGCTCCACTTCTATTTCATTGGCACGTAGCTGCCCCATCAGCACTTCGGAATCAACTACGTTTTTACTGCAACCAAGAGTAACAACGTTAACCTTTAACTGTTTGGATGTTTTTGTTCTCATGGCTTAAAAAGTCTTTTTAAAATCAGATTCCGGATAATTTATTTTTACTACATCATCATTTATCAATGTATTGAGAAAATCTATCATCCTTGCATAATTTTTAACGTAGGCATTTGAAGCTTTACTGAAATGCTGTTTCAACCCTATTCTTATTTCAAGCTCAATTACTCTCGGAAAATGATCGGATGAGATATAACCGAAGTTTGCATAATCATCAAAGTATTCTTTTTGCAATGAGTCAACCGGAAAATCTTTTAAAAAGTTTCTGATTGATTTCTTTTGTTTTGATTTCAATTTCTTTGCTAAATAAACTACACGCGATTTACCATAGTCGGAAACACCACTTATTTTCACACTGTCATCCTTTAACAAATATTCATAAGAGGTAAACTGCAAGTTTCTGTTATCAGAAACCTTTATTCGGAATGATTTGTCTGTACGCTGTGCAAAACCACTGATACTGAACAGAACAAGTACAACAAGTATTAATTTAAAGCGAAGGTGCATGAAATAATGATATTGAGTTCTTTATAATGGCGCAAAGTTATCAATTCTGTACTTGTGCAGCAATGACATGGCTAATAAACATATAAGAGAATGAGATTGGCATAAAATAAAAATAGGATTGAAAAAAACCGATTCCAAAAAAAATATTTTTTTTTAACCATTTCATATAATTTGGTTCATTACTTTTAGCATTCAATTTTGAGAACCTTTACCAGTATGTCTTTCCGAAATATTTTACTTGCTATTGCGATTATATTTTCATCATGCAAACAAAGTGCACACTTAGTAAAAACAGAAACCACCACCTACCCTCTTAATAAACCCGGCTACACCCAAGTTGATTCCTCAATCTTAAATTCGTATTCATCCTATAAGCACACCATTGATTCC
This portion of the Bacteroidia bacterium genome encodes:
- a CDS encoding glutathione peroxidase — its product is MKLLLIMFAFLFGPASTATSIYEFKVDGLSGGQIDFSKYKGKKILIVNTASKCGYTPQYSDLEKLYEQYKEKLVIVGFPANNFLWQEPGSNNEIAEFCKKNYDVTFPMAAKVSVKGRDMHPLFRWLIEQPNADFTGGIKWNFEKFLIDENGKLIHRFRSSVSPTSTEITKYL
- the rimO gene encoding 30S ribosomal protein S12 methylthiotransferase RimO — protein: MRTKTSKQLKVNVVTLGCSKNVVDSEVLMGQLRANEIEVEHESKRQAEIVIINTCGFIDNAKQESIDTILHYAKEKEKGKIEKLIVTGCLSERYKPDLEKEIKGIDNIFGTRDLPLLLKTLGADYKHELIGERLVTTPRHFAYMKISEGCDRPCSFCAIPLMRGAHISKPIEELVQEAKILAAKGTKELLLIAQDSTFYGLDIYKERKLASLMEQLCTVDGIEWIRLHYAFPSGFPLDVLDVMQRENKICKYLDIPLQHASDSMLKSMRRGITSDKTRALLDTVRNKIPNIAIRTTFISGYPGETEQDHETLIRFLEELRFERVGVFTYSHEENTHAYTLNDDVDETTKQRRLDELMQVQQNISDSINQKKIGKSFKTLFDRKEGNYFVGRTEYDSPEVDNEVLVDANENYVRVGDFANIKITSAEAFDLYGTLS
- a CDS encoding biosynthetic peptidoglycan transglycosylase, whose translation is MRNKINSFCTSFHTKTQGNISIGKIKFNGLRVIEIESISLVSPINDTLFYADTFMVQLSLLKLIRLKNPVSNFLASDINIKIASGDSISNYSFLFRKSKPEVTEKSQVQSTQASKVFTIWNKITDLSDLSFNLKRCKITVIRNKETRNFYFPEIINRRGNCRFTAYSNDHIQTEKWQAGFIMDGDKNEMSLNIKKLSGENWLPFFDVDNKPKISYSAISLQIKQTSKKDTIFQVKTELDSLRVNYWRIANDDVDFSKLSFSGICSFNNQQIETDSAANITINKINFKTKASYDRKQSPRYALSLSFDESADDFFESLPKGIFYHFKNFKAKGRLKFDLNFALDMEAPDSLIFNSGLTANQLVIEKYGDENFSRINNTFLFDAYDGDRLQRSFLIGPENSDFTPLNEISHYLQYAVLTSEDPSFFYHRGFIPDAFKESMIENIKAKRFVRGGSTISMQLVKNVFLSREKTISRKLQEMLIVWLIENKGLVSKERMFEIYLNAIEWGPGIYGIKEASQFYFSKLPSQLNLAESIFLASIIPRPKYYRYSFDKEGNLKPYLASYFKIVSNRMLSKTWISPIDTFNLQPQVKLKGPALKIVMPADSSITDSLQWNQSNELF